The Crocosphaera subtropica ATCC 51142 genome includes a window with the following:
- a CDS encoding DUF726 domain-containing protein — protein MQKPYIKLIQANQGSNKALIFINGYQMKYDKNSKLWSFYLHQANWKGSIYQLWWDSGSKYGRKYSMSPLGKIPILNELVHSYPHWRMVLERAKISGSKYLYSMLSSIEENEVSLIGYSLGCRLIHYGLQGFDSKLSSKSIKNIILLAGAIRTIRWGKISVNITGKIYNLYNRDDDVLNYVFTHFGAYKYKPCGVTRIKSKCKNIENIDITKLMNTSSHDLKLYLKALTKFDYLA, from the coding sequence AAAGCCTTGATTTTTATTAATGGATATCAGATGAAATACGACAAAAATTCTAAGCTTTGGTCTTTCTATCTACATCAAGCAAATTGGAAAGGTTCAATTTATCAGTTATGGTGGGATTCAGGTAGTAAATATGGGAGAAAATACTCCATGTCGCCTTTAGGTAAGATTCCTATACTTAATGAACTGGTTCATTCTTATCCTCATTGGCGCATGGTTTTGGAAAGAGCAAAAATAAGTGGCTCGAAATATTTGTATTCGATGCTCTCATCTATTGAAGAAAATGAAGTTTCATTGATTGGGTATTCTTTAGGCTGTCGTTTAATTCATTATGGATTACAAGGATTTGATAGTAAATTGAGTTCTAAATCGATCAAAAATATTATTTTATTAGCTGGAGCAATTCGCACAATAAGGTGGGGGAAAATTTCTGTAAATATAACTGGCAAAATTTACAATTTATACAACAGAGACGATGATGTTTTAAATTACGTATTTACTCATTTTGGAGCCTATAAGTATAAGCCTTGCGGAGTCACAAGAATCAAGTCAAAATGTAAAAATATTGAAAATATTGATATTACTAAATTAATGAATACAAGCTCCCATGATTTAAAACTTTATTTAAAGGCACTCACTAAATTTGACTATCTTGCTTAA